Below is a window of Frigoribacterium sp. SL97 DNA.
GTCGTCGGCGCGGCTCCTTGCGTCGCGCGGGCGGCTCGTGCTCGCAGCTCTTCCGCTTTGGTCATCGTCCTGCTCCCAGCGTCTCGTCGGCGGCGTCGGCGTACTTGCCGAGTTCGGTGACCGGGCCGGACCCCCCGCGCGCGGGAGGTCTCGGCGAGTTCCTGGGGTCTCAGGGCGCGAGCCGCGTGGAAGCGAGCCGCGCCGCCGCGGGCCGCGCGGTCAGCGGTCGAAGAGGTTGCCGAGGCCGGGGATCTGGAAGCCCTCGCCGAGGTTGCCGAGCTGGTCGCCCAGCCCACCGACCTGCTCGCCGAGTCCGCCGAGGTACTCCTCGCCGCCCGCGGTCAGGCCGTCCAGCCCCTCGAAGCCGGAGCCGTTGGTCAGCTGGTCGAAGTCGATGCCCGACGTCACGGCGTCGGACAGCAGGGGCAGGGCGACGCTGCTGACGGCGGCCGCCCCGGCCACGGCGACCGCGAGGCCCGCGACCCCCGCCACTCCGGCGCCGACCGCGGCACCTGCCGCGACCTTGCCCCCCGTGCTGCCGAGCACGCGCTTCATCAGGCCGGGGTGTGCGGTCTCGCCCCGGGTCGCCGCCCGGGCGAGGTCGGCCGGGGCGCTCGACGCGGGACGCTCGCCCGCGGGCACCTCGGCGCTCAGGCGGGTGAGCACCTGCTGACGCTGCTCGGGGGTGAGGCGCTCGAAGGCGTCGCGATGGACCTGCTCGAGCTGCTGCGGCGGGGCGGTCTGCAGCAGGTAGTCGTACTTGGCGAGGGCCGCGCGGTCCGCGGCGGACCCCTGGGGGGCGTGGCCCCCGGTGGCCGGGCGCCCGACACCCCGCTGCGGCGCCCCGTACCCGTCGCGCTGGGGCTGGCGGCCGCCCTGCTGCGGCTGCCCGCCCTGGCGGTCGTCGCCGGTCACCTTGTCGGAGACCTTGCGCACCACGTCACGCCAGTCGGTGGAACCGCCGGACGCGCCACCGCGGCCGGACGAAGAAGAAGAGGAGTTGCCGAGCGCACGCGCGGCGGCACCCAGGAGACGGTCGAAGTTGGCCATGCGAGCGATCATCCCGGGCCCGCATCCGAGTAGCCCCCGCAGGAGCCGAGCATCGCCCGGGAACGGCGCGTCCACCGCTGCGGGTTACGGTCGAGCC
It encodes the following:
- a CDS encoding cation-transporting ATPase is translated as MANFDRLLGAAARALGNSSSSSSGRGGASGGSTDWRDVVRKVSDKVTGDDRQGGQPQQGGRQPQRDGYGAPQRGVGRPATGGHAPQGSAADRAALAKYDYLLQTAPPQQLEQVHRDAFERLTPEQRQQVLTRLSAEVPAGERPASSAPADLARAATRGETAHPGLMKRVLGSTGGKVAAGAAVGAGVAGVAGLAVAVAGAAAVSSVALPLLSDAVTSGIDFDQLTNGSGFEGLDGLTAGGEEYLGGLGEQVGGLGDQLGNLGEGFQIPGLGNLFDR